One Nocardioides oleivorans DNA segment encodes these proteins:
- a CDS encoding class I SAM-dependent methyltransferase, protein MSDRTGGPDHGKGVSEAFAGTESPYWSETRSHVADLVPDSAQRVLDVGCNDGTFGAGVLARKHGREVWGVEPHDLDAEAAATRLTGVATGFYPEALDQVPGTFDCISFNHVLEHMADPWAALRVTRERLTPGGVVVGELPNIRHLPFLFNLAARGRFDYVDSGLLDRTHLRFFTRSSAQDLFTSTGFEVDTFFPVVAMGNARFPRTSKVVASVIGDLSYMAFAFRARAVE, encoded by the coding sequence ATGTCGGATCGAACGGGTGGACCTGACCACGGCAAGGGCGTGAGCGAGGCCTTCGCCGGCACGGAGTCGCCGTACTGGTCGGAGACGAGGAGCCACGTCGCCGACCTGGTTCCCGACTCGGCGCAGCGCGTCCTCGACGTCGGCTGCAACGACGGGACGTTCGGTGCCGGGGTCCTGGCGCGCAAGCACGGCCGCGAGGTCTGGGGGGTCGAGCCGCACGACCTCGACGCGGAGGCGGCCGCCACGCGGCTGACGGGGGTCGCCACGGGCTTCTACCCCGAGGCGCTCGACCAGGTGCCCGGCACCTTCGACTGCATCAGCTTCAACCACGTCCTCGAGCACATGGCCGACCCCTGGGCCGCGCTCCGCGTCACGCGCGAGCGACTCACCCCCGGCGGCGTCGTGGTCGGCGAGCTGCCCAACATCCGCCACCTGCCGTTCCTGTTCAACCTGGCCGCGCGCGGTCGCTTCGACTACGTCGACTCCGGTCTCCTCGACCGCACCCACCTGCGCTTCTTCACGCGGTCGAGCGCCCAGGACCTCTTCACGTCGACCGGGTTCGAGGTCGACACCTTCTTCCCCGTCGTCGCCATGGGCAACGCCCGGTTCCCGCGCACGTCGAAGGTGGTCGCGTCGGTGATCGGCGACCTGTCCTACATGGCGTTCGCCTTCCGGGCCCGCGCCGTCGAGTAG
- a CDS encoding glycosyltransferase family 2 protein — MPAAPRSGLRVLVIVPAWNEEASVGATVREIAETNPDADILVIDDGSGDRTAAVAEEAGALVARLPFNLGVGGAMRAGYRFALRRGYDVAVQIDADGQHDPRYLGRLIERLDDADVVIGARFATEDDPYKVRGPRRWAMVLLARVLSRLAHTRLTDVTSGFRVSNRRAISLFARHYPAEYLGDTVESLVIGARAGCVITQEAVVMRPRMAGRASHSPVKAAIYLLRAVFALGLALVRDWPAQLDEAGAAPSPAFPDPHPSPTPSPAPESHTKEVER; from the coding sequence ATGCCCGCAGCCCCGCGCTCAGGACTCCGGGTCCTGGTCATCGTTCCCGCGTGGAACGAGGAGGCATCGGTGGGGGCCACGGTCCGCGAGATCGCGGAGACGAACCCCGACGCCGACATCCTCGTGATCGACGACGGCTCCGGCGACCGGACCGCAGCAGTCGCCGAGGAGGCCGGAGCGCTCGTCGCCCGGCTCCCCTTCAACCTGGGCGTCGGCGGTGCGATGCGCGCGGGCTACCGGTTCGCGCTCCGGCGCGGCTACGACGTGGCGGTGCAGATCGATGCCGACGGCCAGCACGACCCCCGCTACCTGGGTCGCCTCATCGAGCGGCTCGACGACGCCGACGTCGTCATCGGCGCCCGGTTCGCCACCGAGGACGACCCCTACAAGGTGCGCGGGCCGCGACGCTGGGCGATGGTCCTGCTCGCCCGGGTGCTGTCCCGCCTCGCCCACACCCGGCTCACCGACGTGACCTCCGGGTTCCGGGTCAGCAACCGCCGCGCGATCTCCCTCTTCGCCCGGCACTACCCGGCCGAGTACCTCGGCGACACCGTCGAGTCGCTGGTCATCGGCGCGCGGGCGGGTTGCGTGATCACCCAGGAGGCCGTGGTGATGCGTCCGCGCATGGCCGGTCGGGCCTCGCACTCCCCCGTCAAGGCCGCCATCTACCTCCTGCGTGCCGTCTTCGCCCTGGGCCTCGCACTCGTCCGCGACTGGCCCGCGCAGCTCGACGAGGCGGGTGCCGCACCCTCGCCGGCGTTCCCCGACCCCCACCCCAGCCCCACCCCCAGTCCCGCCCCGGAGTCCCACACCAAGGAGGTGGAGCGATGA
- a CDS encoding DUF7657 domain-containing protein encodes MRERLRDARWPVLVPVLVYLALALSGASYSSIGIDQLRETPGEHSGLMLGTPLSERSDEWATSTPGLLRVMTTGSTDDLNPLTADEQFLNQLPGGPVSTVVLFDRWALQLGPWLPDQVLYSATLWLPMLLLALGVPAWFRRITGSSRVGWLAVALLVLSPLAVWWSFGPIASLGPLFVGCTALMKAQEASLARRTVPAVAWGAVSALFLARTLYAYPPWSVVFDVSVLATTVAFLLVPRVGRGRTAAVVAATGAATLAAIIAVVLENRATLTVLADTVYPGLRRSDGNPSALPDIFAAPVLGVLHDHPVIAASNASEVSSSFGLTLVWVAVLAAAAWRPAPRRHRVAILVLGATTALWFAWSTLALGTLASSIPLLNQVPQARAADVVGMLGVLLLCLVLPLLPDLGARRVAVASALATGATTAYAGSLLRLTSIPTISLMSIYVASLVVAVAVFLITFRPRRPYGYVVAVAGAALLVWNVNPLLFGLADLRGSTAADELLDEAPEVREDGGLWASDAFAVDSLLASSGIPSLSGRQLAGPERDAWTALDPDVDESVWNRGGAFVWFQWQDKPGIAMENPSPDVILVRASPCTLAERMPALETIVATRDLDMKCLQEVRRFDWGGAPRIVYDVTDGS; translated from the coding sequence GTGCGCGAGAGACTGCGCGACGCGCGCTGGCCCGTCCTCGTCCCCGTCCTGGTCTACCTCGCACTGGCCCTGTCCGGTGCGAGCTACTCCAGCATCGGGATCGACCAGCTGAGGGAGACCCCGGGCGAGCACTCCGGGCTGATGCTCGGCACGCCCCTCAGCGAGCGGTCGGACGAGTGGGCGACCTCGACGCCCGGCCTGCTGCGGGTGATGACGACGGGATCGACCGACGACCTCAACCCGCTCACGGCCGACGAGCAGTTCCTCAACCAGCTCCCCGGCGGCCCGGTGAGCACCGTCGTCCTCTTCGACCGCTGGGCCCTGCAGCTCGGGCCGTGGCTGCCCGACCAGGTGCTCTACTCGGCCACCCTCTGGCTGCCGATGCTCCTGCTCGCGCTGGGGGTGCCCGCATGGTTCCGGCGCATCACCGGGAGCTCGCGCGTCGGCTGGCTGGCGGTGGCCCTGCTGGTGCTCTCCCCGCTGGCGGTGTGGTGGTCGTTCGGACCGATCGCGTCGCTCGGCCCGCTCTTCGTCGGCTGCACCGCACTGATGAAGGCCCAGGAGGCCTCCCTGGCGCGGCGCACGGTCCCGGCGGTCGCCTGGGGTGCCGTCTCGGCCCTCTTCCTGGCCCGCACCCTCTACGCCTACCCGCCCTGGAGCGTGGTCTTCGACGTCTCGGTGCTGGCCACGACGGTCGCCTTCCTCCTCGTCCCGCGCGTCGGGCGCGGGCGGACCGCCGCAGTCGTCGCGGCGACCGGTGCGGCCACGCTGGCGGCGATCATCGCCGTCGTGCTGGAGAACCGCGCCACGCTGACGGTCCTGGCCGACACCGTCTACCCCGGCCTGCGCCGCTCCGACGGCAACCCGAGCGCCCTACCGGACATCTTCGCCGCGCCCGTCCTGGGGGTGCTGCACGACCACCCGGTCATCGCGGCATCCAACGCCAGCGAGGTCTCCTCGTCCTTCGGCCTCACGCTCGTGTGGGTGGCCGTCCTCGCGGCCGCCGCCTGGCGCCCGGCGCCACGACGTCACCGGGTGGCGATCCTCGTGCTCGGCGCGACGACCGCGCTCTGGTTCGCCTGGTCGACCCTGGCCCTCGGGACGCTCGCCTCCTCGATCCCGCTCCTCAACCAGGTCCCGCAGGCCCGCGCGGCGGACGTGGTGGGCATGCTCGGCGTGCTGCTGCTCTGCCTGGTGCTGCCCCTGCTGCCCGACCTCGGCGCGCGCCGCGTCGCCGTCGCCTCGGCGCTGGCCACCGGCGCGACGACGGCGTACGCCGGCTCCCTCCTGCGCCTGACGAGCATCCCGACGATCTCCCTCATGAGCATCTACGTCGCCTCGCTGGTGGTGGCGGTCGCGGTCTTCCTCATCACCTTCCGCCCGCGCCGGCCCTACGGCTACGTCGTGGCCGTGGCCGGGGCGGCCCTCCTGGTGTGGAACGTGAACCCGCTCCTGTTCGGCCTGGCCGACCTGCGCGGCAGCACCGCGGCCGACGAGCTCCTCGACGAGGCGCCGGAGGTCCGCGAGGACGGTGGCCTGTGGGCCAGCGACGCCTTCGCGGTGGACAGCCTGCTCGCCTCGTCGGGCATCCCCAGCCTCTCCGGCCGCCAGCTGGCAGGCCCGGAGCGCGACGCCTGGACCGCGCTGGACCCGGACGTCGACGAGTCCGTCTGGAACCGGGGCGGCGCCTTCGTCTGGTTCCAGTGGCAGGACAAGCCCGGGATCGCGATGGAGAACCCCAGCCCCGACGTCATCCTGGTGCGGGCGTCGCCGTGCACGCTGGCCGAGCGGATGCCCGCGCTCGAGACCATCGTGGCCACGCGCGACCTGGACATGAAGTGCCTCCAGGAGGTCCGCCGCTTCGACTGGGGCGGCGCCCCGCGCATCGTCTACGACGTCACGGACGGGAGCTAG
- a CDS encoding DUF2304 domain-containing protein, with product MSGVSILGVVGSLVILLSLFEMLRRHRLREKYALIWGLVALGALTVAAFPGLLAWATTAIGLQVPANLLFFVASLVIMVLTLQHSSELGRLEERTRTLAEDVALLQVELERLSALDAESGRDDA from the coding sequence ATGAGCGGCGTGAGCATCCTCGGTGTCGTCGGGTCGCTGGTCATCCTGCTCTCCCTCTTCGAGATGCTGCGGCGCCACCGGCTCCGGGAGAAGTACGCCCTGATCTGGGGGCTCGTCGCCCTCGGCGCGCTCACCGTCGCGGCCTTCCCCGGGCTGCTCGCCTGGGCCACCACGGCGATCGGGCTCCAGGTGCCGGCCAACCTGCTGTTCTTCGTGGCATCGCTCGTGATCATGGTCCTGACGCTCCAGCACAGCTCCGAGCTGGGCCGCCTCGAGGAGCGCACCCGCACCCTGGCCGAGGACGTCGCCCTGCTCCAGGTGGAGCTCGAGCGGCTGAGCGCCCTCGACGCCGAGTCGGGCCGGGACGACGCGTGA
- a CDS encoding acyltransferase family protein: MPGVSDRFRSSGVILGDRLGDRDNNFDVLRLLAAWAVLVSHSYALVGLREPLHQLDTSLGHVGVLIFFAVSGLLIRRSWELDPSPRDFWIKRALRLLPGLAVVALATAFVLGPLVTRVSLGTYFTSPETWIYPFRLVLLVPFGADLPGVFSDSIYGASVNGPLWSLPVEVFAYLLLFLMGVTGVLRSRAAVTALAVAGLAWAAWWVTVTSPSLGAVSVLAAFALAAATYGWRDRVVLSHPVAVAALVVCALAGLGPESLSVVVWTVGAVYLSFWFAYALPPVGRVLTRFGDASYGLYIWAFPVQQTIVQVLGDDIHPWLLVAVATPIVWVLAIASWRLVERPALARKPRPTRVAA, encoded by the coding sequence ATGCCAGGGGTCTCCGACAGGTTCCGCTCGTCGGGGGTGATCCTCGGCGACCGGCTCGGGGACCGGGACAACAACTTCGACGTGCTCCGGCTCCTCGCGGCATGGGCGGTGCTGGTCTCGCACTCCTACGCCCTGGTCGGCCTGCGCGAGCCGCTCCACCAGCTCGACACGAGCCTGGGCCACGTCGGCGTCCTGATCTTCTTCGCGGTGAGCGGGCTCCTGATCCGGCGCAGCTGGGAGCTCGACCCCTCCCCCCGGGACTTCTGGATCAAGCGCGCGCTGCGCCTGCTCCCCGGCCTGGCGGTGGTGGCCCTCGCGACGGCCTTCGTGCTCGGCCCCCTCGTGACCCGCGTGTCACTGGGCACCTACTTCACCTCGCCCGAGACCTGGATCTACCCCTTCCGCCTGGTCCTCCTGGTCCCCTTCGGCGCCGACCTCCCGGGTGTGTTCAGCGACTCCATCTACGGCGCCTCGGTCAACGGCCCGCTGTGGAGCCTGCCGGTCGAGGTGTTCGCCTACCTGCTGCTGTTCCTGATGGGCGTGACCGGCGTGCTGCGGAGCCGTGCGGCGGTCACCGCGCTCGCCGTCGCCGGCCTCGCCTGGGCCGCCTGGTGGGTCACGGTCACCTCGCCCAGCCTGGGGGCGGTGTCCGTGCTGGCCGCCTTCGCCCTCGCTGCCGCGACCTACGGCTGGCGCGACCGGGTCGTGCTGTCGCACCCGGTCGCGGTCGCAGCCCTCGTCGTGTGCGCGCTGGCCGGCCTCGGACCGGAGTCGCTGTCGGTCGTCGTCTGGACCGTGGGCGCGGTCTACCTGTCGTTCTGGTTCGCCTACGCCCTTCCCCCGGTGGGCCGGGTGCTCACCCGCTTCGGCGACGCGTCCTACGGGCTCTACATCTGGGCGTTCCCGGTGCAGCAGACGATCGTGCAGGTCCTGGGCGACGACATCCACCCGTGGCTGCTCGTCGCGGTGGCGACGCCGATCGTCTGGGTGCTCGCCATCGCGTCGTGGCGCCTGGTGGAGCGTCCGGCGCTGGCGAGGAAGCCGCGCCCCACCCGCGTGGCGGCCTGA
- a CDS encoding glycosyltransferase translates to MSPRERDTPARPPVSVAMATYNGSAYVAEQVGSVLAQLDVDDELVVVDDASRDDTVSVLRSIADDRLRLVESPVNRGYVATFEAALRACRHDLLLLADQDDVWPEGRVDAMTAALARTEVVAGNLLLLDSGRPLSSPFGAEGWALRAEDSTHHARNVGGVLAGMRPYYGCAMGLRRSSLDTALPFPPFLVESHDLWLALVGNLRGSMTHLEDVVVLRREHDSNETPNRPRGVVPALRSRLMLVRSILVIVARRGRQRVR, encoded by the coding sequence ATGTCCCCGCGTGAGCGCGACACCCCGGCGCGTCCGCCCGTCTCGGTCGCGATGGCCACCTACAACGGATCCGCCTACGTCGCCGAGCAGGTGGGCAGCGTCCTCGCCCAGCTCGACGTCGACGACGAGCTCGTCGTGGTCGACGACGCGTCGCGCGACGACACCGTGTCCGTGCTCCGGTCCATCGCCGACGACCGCCTCCGGCTCGTCGAGTCGCCCGTCAACCGTGGCTACGTCGCCACGTTCGAGGCCGCGCTGCGCGCCTGCCGCCACGACCTGCTGCTGCTGGCCGACCAGGACGACGTGTGGCCCGAGGGTCGGGTGGACGCCATGACCGCGGCCCTGGCGCGGACCGAGGTGGTGGCGGGCAACCTGCTGCTGCTCGACTCGGGGCGACCGCTCAGCTCGCCCTTCGGCGCCGAGGGCTGGGCGCTGCGGGCCGAGGACTCCACCCACCACGCGCGCAACGTCGGGGGAGTGCTGGCCGGGATGCGTCCCTACTACGGCTGTGCCATGGGCCTGCGTCGCAGCAGCCTGGACACCGCCCTGCCCTTCCCGCCGTTCCTGGTCGAGTCCCACGACCTGTGGCTGGCGCTCGTGGGCAACCTGCGCGGCAGCATGACGCACCTCGAGGACGTCGTCGTCCTCCGCCGCGAGCACGACTCCAACGAGACCCCCAACCGTCCGCGCGGCGTCGTACCCGCGCTGCGCTCGAGGCTGATGCTGGTGCGCAGCATCCTGGTGATCGTCGCCCGGCGGGGTCGTCAGCGCGTGAGGTGA
- a CDS encoding glycosyltransferase produces the protein MTTTPRPAAVITAFRPGPSLVAAVRSVLGQLDRVVVVDDGSPDAGTAAHDDLLLECSSLGATVVHHGTNRGIGAALNTGIREVRGADVDLTHVLTMDQDSELPPDFVTGLLAAERDAMASGVMVGMTSPGAVDTVRRQGTDRGRAFEPGGEPIQSGLLLPVATLEAVGEFDESLVIDGVDTDYWLRALDLGLAAVVAPGVSLSHRLGNPVVLPGGRQLPFVVASEFRYHYQWRNLLRLVRRHGRRHPGWAAGAVVRATRHLAIVTVLAPGRRGRLREAASGVRAGLRGETGSRRG, from the coding sequence ATGACCACGACTCCTCGTCCGGCCGCGGTGATCACGGCCTTCCGCCCCGGACCCTCGTTGGTCGCCGCCGTACGCTCCGTCCTCGGCCAGCTCGACCGGGTGGTGGTGGTCGACGACGGATCCCCCGACGCCGGGACGGCCGCCCACGACGACCTCCTGCTCGAGTGCTCCTCCCTCGGCGCCACAGTGGTCCACCACGGCACCAACAGGGGGATCGGGGCCGCCCTCAACACCGGGATCCGCGAGGTGCGTGGCGCCGACGTCGACCTGACCCACGTGCTCACGATGGACCAGGACTCCGAGCTGCCCCCGGACTTCGTGACGGGCCTGCTCGCGGCCGAGCGGGACGCGATGGCGTCGGGAGTGATGGTCGGCATGACCTCGCCGGGCGCCGTCGACACCGTCCGGCGCCAGGGCACGGACCGTGGCCGTGCCTTCGAGCCGGGCGGGGAGCCGATCCAGTCCGGCCTGCTGCTGCCCGTGGCGACCCTGGAGGCGGTCGGCGAGTTCGACGAGTCCCTCGTCATCGACGGCGTCGACACCGACTACTGGCTGCGCGCCCTCGACCTCGGGCTCGCCGCGGTCGTGGCTCCGGGCGTCTCGCTCTCACACCGCCTCGGCAACCCGGTCGTCCTGCCCGGCGGACGGCAGCTTCCCTTCGTCGTGGCCAGCGAGTTCCGCTACCACTACCAGTGGCGCAACCTGCTCCGGCTCGTCCGGCGGCACGGCCGGCGTCACCCCGGCTGGGCAGCCGGGGCCGTCGTGCGTGCGACGCGCCACCTCGCGATCGTGACGGTCCTGGCCCCGGGCCGCCGCGGGCGCCTCCGCGAGGCGGCGAGCGGGGTGCGGGCGGGCCTGCGCGGCGAGACCGGTAGCCGACGCGGCTGA
- a CDS encoding glycosyltransferase, producing the protein MSGTLQVFVPFWGDPGLLYATVDSVRAQTDGAWTLTVVDDCYPDPSVALHFAEEADERITYVRNETNLGITGNFERCRRLASEDLVMFLGCDDLLHPSFVERARTVMAAHPDAAFLQMGVRVIDESGAESMPVGDRIKALLRPRSGSTVEISGEDLAVSLLRGNWLYWPSLVFRRTWLPQRPFREDLPIILDLAFIMDVVRAGGALVLDSHVAFSYRRHSESLSSAAALDGTRFADDRRYFREIGQELTADGWPRAARAARHRWISRLHGLTLVPDAMRSPDRSTAMRHIWTHLTR; encoded by the coding sequence GTGAGCGGAACCCTCCAGGTGTTCGTCCCGTTCTGGGGCGACCCCGGGCTCCTCTACGCCACCGTCGACAGCGTGCGGGCCCAGACCGACGGCGCGTGGACGTTGACGGTCGTCGACGACTGCTACCCCGACCCGTCGGTCGCGCTCCACTTCGCCGAGGAGGCCGACGAGCGCATCACCTACGTCCGCAACGAGACCAACCTCGGGATCACCGGCAACTTCGAGCGCTGCCGGCGCCTGGCCTCGGAGGACCTGGTGATGTTCCTCGGGTGCGACGACCTCCTGCATCCGTCGTTCGTGGAGCGTGCGCGCACCGTGATGGCGGCGCACCCGGACGCCGCCTTCCTCCAGATGGGGGTCCGGGTCATCGACGAGTCCGGTGCGGAGTCGATGCCGGTGGGCGACCGGATCAAGGCCCTCCTGCGACCGCGCTCCGGCTCGACGGTCGAGATCTCGGGCGAGGACCTTGCCGTGAGCCTGCTGCGCGGCAACTGGCTCTACTGGCCCTCACTCGTCTTCCGTCGCACCTGGTTGCCGCAGCGACCCTTCCGCGAGGACCTGCCGATCATCCTCGACCTGGCGTTCATCATGGACGTCGTACGCGCGGGCGGAGCGCTGGTGCTCGACTCGCACGTGGCCTTCTCCTACCGGCGGCACTCCGAGAGCCTCTCCTCGGCGGCCGCCCTCGACGGCACGCGCTTCGCCGACGACCGCCGCTACTTCCGCGAGATCGGGCAGGAGCTCACGGCGGACGGCTGGCCCCGCGCGGCGCGCGCGGCCCGTCACCGCTGGATCTCGCGGCTCCACGGGCTCACCCTGGTGCCCGACGCGATGCGCAGCCCGGACCGGTCGACGGCGATGCGGCACATCTGGACTCACCTCACGCGCTGA
- a CDS encoding TIGR03936 family radical SAM-associated protein, translating into MPREQPEQQAPPVQRLRIRYAKRGRLRFTSHRDFSRAFERAVFRARVPMAYSSGFNPHPRISYAGAAPTGAASEAEYLELALAEVVVPADVHAMLDEALPPGLDVLEVVESPGGSLADLLEVSRWQIDLAADHEATTSAVASFLAADEALVERMTKKGMREFDARGAVIALEVLPAAPAPGRTSIDVVLRHGTPAVRPDDVLRGLEAVAGLTAGEAPLMTRLAQGPLLDSGEPGDPLGART; encoded by the coding sequence GTGCCCCGCGAACAGCCCGAGCAGCAAGCCCCTCCGGTCCAGCGCCTCCGCATCCGCTACGCCAAGCGCGGACGGCTCCGCTTCACCAGCCACCGCGACTTCAGCCGGGCCTTCGAGCGTGCCGTCTTCCGCGCGCGGGTGCCGATGGCGTACTCCTCGGGCTTCAACCCGCACCCCCGCATCTCCTACGCCGGGGCTGCGCCGACCGGTGCCGCGAGCGAGGCGGAGTACCTCGAGCTCGCGCTGGCCGAGGTCGTGGTGCCGGCCGACGTGCACGCGATGCTCGACGAGGCGCTCCCGCCCGGGCTGGACGTCCTCGAGGTCGTCGAGTCGCCCGGCGGATCGCTCGCCGACCTGCTCGAGGTCAGCCGCTGGCAGATCGACCTGGCGGCCGACCACGAGGCCACCACGTCCGCCGTCGCGTCGTTCCTGGCCGCAGACGAGGCCCTCGTGGAGCGGATGACCAAGAAGGGGATGCGCGAGTTCGATGCCCGGGGTGCGGTCATCGCCCTCGAGGTGCTGCCCGCCGCACCGGCTCCGGGGCGTACGTCGATCGACGTCGTGCTGCGGCACGGCACCCCGGCCGTACGACCCGACGACGTGCTGCGCGGCCTGGAGGCGGTGGCCGGACTGACGGCCGGCGAGGCCCCGCTGATGACCCGCCTGGCCCAGGGCCCGCTGCTCGACTCGGGCGAGCCCGGCGACCCGCTGGGCGCGCGCACATAG